In Subdoligranulum variabile, the genomic stretch GCGGGAAGGCATGCAGAACCTGATCTCCCAGTACGGCCTGAGCAAGAAATTCGACGTGGTGGCCGTGGACGATGTGGTCGGCGCCCTGGACAAGGACCTGAGCATCCTGGAAGGTGTGGATGTGGTCTTTTTGTGCGGCATCCATTCCCATGAACGCAATGTCATCCTCAAACGCTGCATCGCCGAGGATGTCCAGATGTACCTGGTGCCCCGCATCGGCGATGTGATCATGAGCGGCGCCAAAAAGATGCATATGTTCCATCTGCCCATCCTGCGGGTGGAACGCTATGACCCCGCACCGGAATACCTCTTCCTGAAGCGGGCGGTGGACCTCATCATCGCCGGGCTGGCACTGCTGATTCTCTCGCCGGTGATGCTGATTGTGGCCATCGCCATCAAGGCCACCGACGGCGGCCCCGTCTTCTACAAGCAGTGCCGCCTGACCAAGGACGGAAAAACCTTCCCGGTGCTGAAATTCCGCAGCATGCGGGTGGATGCCGAAAAGGACGGCGTCGCCCGCCTTTCCACCGGAGAAAACGACGACCGCATCACCCCCGTGGGACGGTTCATCCGCAAATGCCGTCTGGATGAACTGCCCCAGCTGCTGAACATTCTGGCGGGGCAGATGTCGCTGGTCGGCCCGCGGCCGGAACGGCCGGAGATCGCCGCCCAGTATGAAAAAGAACTGCCGGAGTTCGCACTCCGGCTGCAGACCAAGGCCGGCCTTACCGGCTACGCCCAGGTCTACGGCAAATACAACACCACCCCCTACGATAAGCTGCAGATGGACCTGATGTACATCGCCAACCCCAGCATCATCGAGGACTTCAAAATCATGTTCGCCACCGTCAAGATCCTCTTCGAGGCGGAAAGCACCGAGGGTGTGGACGAGGGCAATGTGACGGCCGC encodes the following:
- a CDS encoding sugar transferase, yielding MDQLLYKKTMLRVVKLINVAMMTIPFAACWYLFYADVLASPYFAKGNWMIIALFAVLYVTYGRIYDGFQISLNRISESVTSQSLAVIIADGILFFVTWLLMKYFPPVPPMIVLIIVQILLSAVWCRAAHIWYFSTFPAKRTAIIYDQREGMQNLISQYGLSKKFDVVAVDDVVGALDKDLSILEGVDVVFLCGIHSHERNVILKRCIAEDVQMYLVPRIGDVIMSGAKKMHMFHLPILRVERYDPAPEYLFLKRAVDLIIAGLALLILSPVMLIVAIAIKATDGGPVFYKQCRLTKDGKTFPVLKFRSMRVDAEKDGVARLSTGENDDRITPVGRFIRKCRLDELPQLLNILAGQMSLVGPRPERPEIAAQYEKELPEFALRLQTKAGLTGYAQVYGKYNTTPYDKLQMDLMYIANPSIIEDFKIMFATVKILFEAESTEGVDEGNVTAAG